The following DNA comes from Solea senegalensis isolate Sse05_10M unplaced genomic scaffold, IFAPA_SoseM_1 scf7180000016160, whole genome shotgun sequence.
CAGTCGCCAAAGTTACAGACGCCACAGTCACAGCGCCGCCACAGATGTCACAGTCACTGTCGCCAGTGACAGACGCCACAGACGCCACAGTGACAGACGCCACAGACGCCACAGACGCCACAGCTGTCACAGTTGTCACAGCCGCCAGTCACAGAAGTCGCTTGACGCTTCAGACGCCACCACGCCACAGTCGCCACAGTCGCCAGTCAAGCAGGCATCACagtttcacagtcacagacgCCACAGTCGCCACAGACGCCACAGTCGCCACAGACGCCACAGTCACATAGTCTTCACAGATGCCACAGACGCCACAGTCGCCAGTCACAGACGCCACAGCTCACAGTCATCAGTCACAGACGCCACAGCCGCCACAGTCGCCAGTCACAGTATCACAGTCGCCACAGTCACAGACGCCACAGTCGTCACAGATGTCACAGTGACAGAGACGTCAAAGTCGCCACAGTCGCCAGTCACAGACGCCACAGTCGCCACAGTCGTCAGTCACAGGCATCACAGTCGCCACAGTCACAGTCTTCACAGACGCCACAGTCATCACAGTCGCCACAGTGACAGAGACGTCACAGTCGCCAAAGTGACAGACGCCACAGTCGCCACATTAGTACGCCACAGACGCCAGTCGGCCAGACGCCACAGTCGCTGACGTCACAGtcttcacagacatcacagtcATCACAGTGACAGACGCTACAGTCATCAAGGTCACAAAGGTTTGCGACGCTACagtcatcacagtcacagttctGACGCCACAGTCGTCagtcacagacatcacagtcGTCACAGTCATACATACGTCACAGTCATCACAGTCGCCACAGTCGCCAGTCGGCCAGACGCCACAGACGCTAAGCAGTCGCTACAGTGACAGACGCCACAGGTGACAGACGCCAGACGCCACAGTCACGTCACAGTCACTGTTGTCACATATAGCCGCCACAGACGCTACAGTCGCCACAGACGCGCAGTCGCTGGGGTCACAGACGCTATAGATGTTACGGTCGCCGCCAGTCGCTTGACGCCACAGACGCCACAgttgtcacagtcacagacgtCATACAGTCGCAAATAGTTGTCATACAGTGACAGTCGTCATAGTGACAGGCATCACAGACGTCATAGTCGTCAGTCAGATCGCGCCAGCAGTCGCTGACGCCAAGaaatgtcacagtcacagacgcCACAGTCGCCAGTCACAGTCACGTCACAGTCGTCACAGTGACAGACGTCACAGACATTGACGTCACAGACGCCAGTCACaaagtcagtcacagtcagCTACAGCAGACAGACGTCACAGACATTGACGTCACAGAcgtcagtcacagtcagtcacagtcgTCACAGTGACAGACGTCACAgaattcacagacgtcacaggtGTCACAGGCGCCACAGTCGTCCAAGTCACAGCCGCCCGCGTCACAGTCTTCACAGTCGCCAGTCACAGACGCCACAGACGCCACAGTTGTCAGTCAGCAGTCGCCACAGACGCCAgtcatcacagtcacagacgcCACAGACGTCACAGTCACAGACGCCATAGACGCCACAGACGTCACAGTCGTCACAGTCACAGACGCCACAAACGTCACAGATGTCACAGTCGTCACAGTGACAGTCGTCACAGTGACAGACACCACAGTCACAATTGTCACAGTCGTCACAGATGTCAgtcatcacagtcacagacgcCACAGACGTCACAGTCACTGTCGCCACAGTCACAGACGCCACAgatgtcacagacacagtcgCCACAGTCGCCAGTCACAGACGCCAATAGAAGCCGCCAGTCACAGACGCCACAGTCGCCAGTCACAGACGCCAAGTAGACGCTACAGTCTACACAGTCACAGTCGTTGACGTCACAgttgtcacagtcacagacatcagtcgtcacagtcacagacgtcacagacgtcacagtcACTGTCGTCACagtcacagacgtcacagatgtcacagacgtcacagtcGCCACAGTCGTCagtcacagacgtcacagtcGCCAGTCATACAGACGTCAAGGAAGTCGTCAGTCACAGCAGACGCGCCATAGACGCAtagttcacacagtcacagtcgcTGACGCCACAgcgtcacagtcacagacatcagtcgtcacagccacagacgCCATGAACGCCGCTGTACTGTCGCTGCCACAGTCACAGACGCCACAGATGTCACAGACGCCACAGTCGCCACAGTCGCCAGCTTTCACAGACGCCACAGTCGCCAGTCACAGACGCCACAGTCGCCAGTCACAGACGCCATAGACGCTAAGAAGcccacacagtcacagtcgACGCCACAgttgtcacagtcacagacatcaGTCGCCACAGTCACAGTCGCCACAGTCACAGACGCCACAGTCACAGATCGCCACAGTCGCCACAGACGCCACAGTCGCCGGGGTCACAGACGCTACAGTCGCCATACAGTCACAGacttcacagtcacagtgacagaCGCCACAGcgtcacagacgtcacagtcATCACAGTGACAGACACCACAGACGTCACAGTCGTCACAGTCGTCAGTCACAGACGTTACAGTCGTCACagtcacagacgtcacagacgtcacagtcGTCAGTCACAGACATTGGCGTCAAAGACGTCAGTCGTCACagtcacagacgtcacagttGTTGacgtcacagacgtcacagtcGTTGTTTGAAACATTATCATCATCGtcagtggaagaagaagaagctgtggACCACGTGGTTACCATGTCAACAGAGATTAAActagtttattattttcaaagaggagaaaaaaagtcatattttacacaagtgattattattattaaatttttACAACCATTCAGTCTGCATCACATAAGAAATAATTCtacatctttgtttctttcgTATTTTTGGTACTCTGATTTATacatacaaataacaaatacGGGAACTTTTTTTCACAATGCATATAATCTGTGGGCGGGGACAAAGtctttcagctgtgtgtgtgtgtgtgtgtgtgtgtgtgtgtgtgtgtgtgtgtgtagtccgAGACCTAAAGCACAtccagaaataaaaacagaagcacAACTTCTGTGAAATTAATGCAACACAATTCACGCAGGTAACAAACCCGAGGCCTGCGCTTTCTTTTAAAGTCTATTCCTCGTCCTCCTGTCTGTCCCAGGTGAACGTCCGTCTGTCCTCCGGCTGTGTCTCGTACCGTCTCTCGGGCTCGtttgcttcttttcttcttaaTTAAAAAGTCTTCATTTAATGTATTTCATACACTTTGTACAAATATATTCAGAGTCTGTAGCAGAAAACAAGAAGGGGGAGgggcgactgtgtgtgtgtgagggcggGGTCACCTGTTACACAGGCGAAGAGAGGCGGGGTTTGGAAATGATGGGTGTGGAAAACGTCTGTGACGAGGGGAAAAAATTGCTTTTTGTACACAAATGAATCAGAGAGGAAAACctggtgatgaagatgaggatgatgatgaggaggaggatgacgatgatgatgaagatggagctCAGTGAAGTCCAGTCTGAGAAGATTTCACATCACAGaagtttttataaaaataagaGTCTGTCACTTTCACACCGCGGTGCAGGTGAGGGGGCGTGAGCGCAGAAGAACCGAGGGGGCGTGGTTTTGGTGGCTTTAACCCATGGCTGTGACCATACTGGAGGGATGGTGCGGTGCGAACGGGAGGCTGGAGGAAGGGTGCATGGGTGTGGGCGTGGTCAACATGTGGCCGGAGTGCGAGAAGGGCGGGAAGGACGACATGTGGCGGGAAAGTGCCGCCGGGCTGAAGGAGCTGCTCTTGTCCATCAGGCTCTTGGAGAAATCGTCCATGTTGTCCTGGGACTTTTTGCTCTTCTTGGACTTGCTGGACATCTTCCTGTTGCGGGTCTGGATTCCTTCCTTCTTCATGGTCAGAGGTCGGTTGATCTGCTTGCAAAAAAGGAGACGGAGAAGTTGGCACGTCAATATTTAATCTCAGATGGACAGATTATAATCTCACAGACATGAAACCTGAGTGATGTCATCCACGACAAATGAGAAAAACCTGTAACACTGTTTATATacatgacacagacacatatgtctgtctgtctcactctctgtctctctgtctctctctccctctctcccctcgcTGACTCTTCAGTGATtgacagaggacagagatgtctcctccccttcctctctgATGTGGTTTCCTTCTCTAAGATGTGGTGAGGTGACTTTCTCTGCTGTTTCCAGCCCTCAGGCCACGCCCACTTTAAAGCTGGTCAGGTCTTTGATGCAGAAGGAGTACAATgtaaaatgatataatataatgtaatgtaatgtagtgtaatataatgtaagataatataatataatataatgtaagataatataatataatataatataatgtaatgtagtgtaatataatgtaagataatataatataacataatgtaagataatataatataatataatgtaatgtaacataatgtaagataatataatataatataatgtaatgtaatgtagtgtaacataatgtaagataatataatataatataatataatgtaatgtagtgtaatataatgtaagataatataatataatataatgcaagataatataatataatataatgtaatgtaacataatgtaagataatataatataatataatgtaatgtaacataatttaagataatataatataatataatataatataatataatacaacacacacacacaagaaggtCTAAATCTGGATTTTAGCAAAACAAATAGATTT
Coding sequences within:
- the LOC122762901 gene encoding transcription factor GATA-3-like — protein: MKKEGIQTRNRKMSSKSKKSKKSQDNMDDFSKSLMDKSSSFSPAALSRHMSSFPPFSHSGHMLTTPTPMHPSSSLPFAPHHPSSMVTAMG